CGATACTCTCGGGACGAAATCGTCAGTCATTCGCGGCTGACAATCCCATCGCAGCTGGTCAAGTCACCGTGGGAGATCTTTGAACTCGCGCAGGATGCCGACGTGATCGGCATTGACGAAGCGCAATTCCTCGGGAACGAATTGATCGAAGTCGTGCAGAAGCTCGCCGATCAGAACAAACGAGTCATCTGCGCGGGGCTGGATACCGATTATCGCGGCGTTCCGTTCGATCCGATTCCTCAACTGCTCGCAATCGCCGAATACATAGATAAGACGCTCGCCATTTGTGTGCGCTGCGGAAATCCCGCCAAGCACACACAGCGCGTGGTCGCGTCACGGGAGCTCGTCTTAGTCGGTGCGCAAGACGCCTACGAACCGCGCTGCCGCAATTGTTTTGTCCCTCCCGATCCTGCTCAAGAAACGGCTGTGCAGGAGC
This sequence is a window from bacterium. Protein-coding genes within it:
- a CDS encoding thymidine kinase, whose product is MHHFPHNTGWIEVICGPMFSGKTEELIRRLVRAQIAKLRVEIFKPLIDNRYSRDEIVSHSRLTIPSQLVKSPWEIFELAQDADVIGIDEAQFLGNELIEVVQKLADQNKRVICAGLDTDYRGVPFDPIPQLLAIAEYIDKTLAICVRCGNPAKHTQRVVASRELVLVGAQDAYEPRCRNCFVPPDPAQETAVQEQLPLSSKQG